In a single window of the Coffea eugenioides isolate CCC68of chromosome 3, Ceug_1.0, whole genome shotgun sequence genome:
- the LOC113765874 gene encoding disease resistance RPP8-like protein 3 → MSIPSASILVKDVVNLLHEKGEKYTRKAASDEINGLVSELSLHQKLVEEIDKEQRIHDWLTEVEKICYDMEDIMVENQSKNTGFLSLETIKRWFFSDVDDDFPGQISMLRKRIRHLLGVGELLSQGKQNNRPPLSSGLRQKKDFVAVGLVNEFDFLLNRILELKSDSFSPNVISVVGIGCLGKTTLVRRLYNHGSLHRHFEAFAWVSLGTLAQRDFDQLWGALGSILMQLVPAANEMLRNYSLLHGMLEFIVKRCKGIPLAITVLGSLLATKQTSGEWKAALRAMELCNVHQEDSLQLLELEILSLCYDNMPHHLKLCFLYLGLFPEQPSIEAETLYQLWIAEGFV, encoded by the exons ATGAGCATCCCGTCGGCTTCTATATTAGTCAAAGACGTCGTTAATTTACTGCACGAGAAAGGAGAAAAATACACGAGGAAAGCAGCAAGCGATGAAATAAACGGGCTTGTTTCAGAACTATCTTTGCACCAGAAATTAGTGGAAGAAATTGACAAGGAACAACGAATTCATGATTGGTTGACAGAAGTAGAGAAAATCTGTTATGATATGGAAGATATAATGGTTGAAAACCAAAGCAAGAATACTGGCTTTCTTTCTCTCGAAACCATCAAAAGGTGGTTTTTCTCTGATGTAGATGATGATTTTCCGGGGCAAATTTCCATGCTCAGAAAAAGGATCAGACACCTGCTGGGAGTCGGGGAGCTTTTGTCACAGGGCAAGCAAAACAACAGGCCTCCCCTGTCTTCTGGTTTACGCCAGAAAAAGGATTTTGTTGCTGTTGGATTAGTCAATGAGTTCGACTTCCTTTTGAATCGGATTCTTGAATTGAAATCGGATTCTTTTTCCCCCAACGTAATTTCCGTGGTGGGCATTGGCTGCTTGGGAAAGACAACCCTTGTGAGAAGATTATATAACCATGGGTCATTGCATCGCCATTTTGAAGCTTTTGCCTGGGTTTCATTGGGCACTTTGGCACAGCGCGACTTTGACCAATTGTGGGGAGCTTTAGGTTCCATTCTTATGCAACTTGTACCGGCCGCCAACGAGATGTTGAGAAACT ATTCGCTGTTGCACGGGATGCTAGAATTTATTGTGAAAAGATGCAAAGGCATACCATTGGCCATTACTGTGCTTGGAAGCTTGTTGGCAACAAAGCAGACATCAGGTGAGTGGAAGGCAGCTCTTCGTGCTATGGAATTGTGCAACGTCCATCAAGAAGATAGTTTGCAACTGTTAGAACTGGAAATTTTATCTTTATGTTATGACAACATGCCACACCATTTAAAGCTTTGTTTCCTTTATTTGGGCCTCTTCCCTGAGCAACCAAGCATAGAGGCGGAAACACTATACCAACTGTGGATAGCTGAAGGCTTTGTATAA
- the LOC113765873 gene encoding putative disease resistance protein At1g58400 produces the protein MGIAINIRSLLASAKCLVVIDDLWSLDYLDWLSSFLGIRKTASKLVATTRFQELATSNPSIVLFKLRHLTEEESLELLVHRVCVNIPEDLQLHGTLEFIVKRCKGIPLAINVLGSLLATKQTSGEWKAALRAIELCNVHQEDTLQLLELEILSLCYDDMPHHLKLCFFYLGLFSEQPNIEVETPYQLWMAEGFVQPDNEESAITMMDAAEQYLDELATRGFVEVNEAEVPNIRRFKSCRLHSMMLDLCLHKAKQEIFSEVIRSCQRNEINKSPTPFGNIRRLSMNVGGGYQSEDVMAVLLKNADMHLGYLRVLRFDGFELRESKFVGEVGKLTSLRYLNFRDYRLNNLPLSLGELLNLQTLDLRVVIDRMVTIPNIIWKLKRLRHLYLPSKFNAREDDKLRLDSLVNLETLENFDSNACSTTDLLFLTSLRNLTASVKGNAKSLQGIIKRINMNQNCLCQTSIRVRCFDAFTAEERNLSMSQLLECPSLHTLQIKGYMSILPHIIRYSLTRIVLSRSALVNDPMATLGRFPNLWDHVLENGAFLGKTELFCIRGIWSTQTSYTLKFVKVGVLD, from the exons ATGGGCATCGCCATCAACATTCGCAGCCTACTGGCTTCTGCAAAATGCTTGGTGGTTATTGATGATTTGTGGTCACTGGATTACCTAGACTGGCTAAGCAGTTTTTTAGGAATTAGGAAAACAGCTAGTAAATTGGTAGCCACCACTCGGTTTCAAGAATTAGCAACATCCAATCCATCGATTGTACTTTTCAAGTTGAGGCACCTGACTGAAGAGGAAAGTTTGGAGCTCCTTGTTCACAGAGTATGCGTGAATATCCCTGAAG ATCTGCAGTTGCACGGGACGCTAGAATTTATTGTGAAAAGATGCAAAGGCATACCGTTGGCCATTAATGTGCTTGGAAGCTTGTTGGCAACAAAGCAGACATCAGGTGAGTGGAAGGCAGCTCTTCGTGCTATTGAGTTGTGTAACGTCCATCAAGAAGATACTTTGCAACTGTTAGAACTGGAAATTTTATCTTTATGTTATGATGACATGCCACACCATTTAAAgctttgtttcttttatttgggCCTCTTCTCTGAGCAACCAAACATAGAGGTGGAAACACCATACCAGCTGTGGATGGCTGAAGGCTTTGTACAACCGGACAATGAAGAATCTGCAATAACAATGATGGATGCAGCGGAGCAGTATCTGGATGAATTAGCAACCAGAGGTTTTGTTGAGGTTAATGAAGCTGAGGTTCCGAACATCAGACGGTTCAAATCTTGTCGTCTGCATAGCATGATGTTAGACTTGTGTCTTCACAAGGCCAaacaagaaatattttctgagGTCATAAGATCATGTCAGAGAAACGAAATCAACAAGTCTCCCACTCCATTCGGCAACATACGTAGACTTTCCATGAACGTTGGTGGGGGTTATCAGAGTGAAGATGTAATGGCCGTCTTGCTGAAAAATGCTGACATGCATCTTGGTTATCTTAG AGTCTTAAGATTTGATGGTTTTGAACTACGAGAGAGCAAATTTGTTGGAGAAGTTGGGAAATTGACATCTCTGCGATACCTAAACTTCAGAGACTATCGCCTAAACAACCTGCCATTAAGTCTTGGTGAGTTGTTGAACTTGCAAACACTTGATTTGCGGGTAGTAATAGATCGGATGGTTACCATACCAAACATCATCTGGAAGTTAAAAAGGTTGCGGCATCTTTATTTGCCTTCAAAATTTAATGCTCGAGAGGATGATAAGTTGCgtttggatagtttggtgaacTTGGAGACGCTTGAAAACTTTGATAGCAATGCATGCAGTACAACCGATCTTCTCTTCTTGACGAGTCTTCGGAACCTAACAGCATCTGTTAAAGGGAATGCTAAGTCCCTGCAGGGCATCATCAAACGCATAAATATGAACCAGAATTGCTTATGCCAAACCTCTATTCGTGTAAGATGTTTCGACGCATTTACTGCAGAAGAGAGGAATTTGTCAATGAGCCAACTACTTGAGTGTCCCTCCCTTCATACGTTGCAGATCAAGGGATACATGAGCATACTACCACATATAATCCGTTACAGTCTCACTCGCATAGTTCTAAGCCGCTCTGCACTTGTCAATGATCCTATGGCAACTCTGGGGAGGTTTCCAAATTTATGGGACCATGTTCTGGAAAACGGAGCTTTTCTGGGGAAAACGGAGCTTTTTTGCATCAGGGGCATTTGGTCAACTCAAACATCTTACACTCTCAAGTTTGTCAAAGTTGGAGTTCTTGATTGA